Proteins encoded together in one Hevea brasiliensis isolate MT/VB/25A 57/8 chromosome 16, ASM3005281v1, whole genome shotgun sequence window:
- the LOC110662860 gene encoding homeobox-leucine zipper protein ATHB-6: MKRFSSSDSFAALVSISSSKEEKTQKSTQGFTREFQAMLESLEEEEDYTEDVTHTTEKKRRLTLDQVKALEKNFEVENKLEPERKLRLAEELGLQPRQVAIWFQNRRARWKTKQLEREYVALKANYEALKLNYDNLERQNESLTLQLNELKAKLREENADSSHSVKEECPVSESENNVSVQSQSHEFSDNNNSNPTFRDQNNGLSSHTLMNWIQLSESRTILGSGFQVYQPHVVKLEEQNLFSTEESCNFFSVDQAPTLHWHFP; encoded by the exons ATGAAGCGATTCAGTTCCTCAGATTCATTTGCTGCTTTagtctccatctcttcttccaaAG AGGAGAAGACTCAAAAATCAACCCAAGGGTTCACTAGAGAGTTTCAGGCAATGTTAGAGAgcctagaagaagaagaagactacaCCGAAGACGTTACCCACACTACTGAGAAAAAAAGAAGGTTAACCCTGGATCAAGTCAAAGCCTTGGAGAAGAATTTCGAGGTGGAAAACAAGCTTGAGCCAGAGAGAAAGCTGAGATTAGCAGAAGAATTAGGCCTCCAACCACGACAAGTAGCCATTTGGTTCCAAAACCGCCGTGCCCGTTGGAAGACTAAACAATTGGAGAGAGAATATGTCGCCCTTAAGGCCAATTATGAAGCTCTAAAACTTAATTACGATAATCTTGAAAGACAGAACGAATCTCTAACTCTACAG TTAAATGAATTGAAAGCAAAGCTCAGGGAAGAAAATGCAGACAGCAGTCACTCTGTCAAAGAAGAGTGCCCTGTTTCAGAGTCAGAGAACAACGTTTCAGTGCAGAGTCAGAGCCATGAATTCAGTGACAACAACAATTCCAACCCAACCTTTAGAGACCAGAACAATGGTTTATCTTCACACACATTGATGAATTGGATTCAGTTATCAGAATCAAGAACCATTTTGGGCAGTGGGTTTCAAGTATATCAACCCCATGTTGTCAAACTGGAAGAGCAAAATTTGTTCAGTACAGAGGAATCCTGCAATTTCTTTTCAGTTGATCAAGCTCCCACCCTGCACTGGCACTTTCCCTGA